A segment of the Fusobacterium ulcerans genome:
TATTCCTAGCTTGGTGTTCTGCTAGATAAATTCCAACATTCCCATCTCCTGTCATGTATACTTCACCTAAATCTATAATAGGGGCTTCAGTTCCAGGTAAGCCATATCCATATTTAGTTCTGTCTGGAACATATTTTTGCACCCATGTTCCTACATTCCCTGATCCATTAAAGTAGAATGTTCCTTTATTTCCACCAGAATCTTTATTTTCATATCTTACTCTTCCCATAAGTGGAGTATATACCAACAAAGCCTCTGGATTAGCTATATGGCTGTGTATTGCTGTAGTTCCATCTGATAAAACTGTATTTCCTCCATTATATCCATTCCATCTGTATGAACTACTGGCTGAAATATAATAAATAGTATTAGTACTTGTATCTATTCCCATTGTAGTTTTTCCAAATACTCCCTGTTTTCCTAACCCATTATCTTGTCTAGGTCTTCCCCAATCTACAACTTTAGAATTTATATCAACAGTAGACCATGTCCCTTGATCTGAATAAGGTACATTATTAAAAAGAGTATTTTGATCTCCAGTTATCTTTATAGTAACATTTTCTAATTCTAAAGATGTCAGATAATTTGCTCCCCAATGAAGAATATCTGTACTTATTGTAGATTTTCCCATAAGTTCTATTGTTGAATCTTTTATTTTCATACTGCTATCATTTCTTATCAGCAGAACTCCAGCTTCTCCATACTTTGCTGCATCTCCTGGCTGCATTCCCACAGTTCCAGGTACTCCATCTGCTCCACCTATTTTAAAATCTATGTTTTGTACCACTGTTCCTGCCCAATGATTATGCATTATCCATCTGTTTTTCTGTCCTATTATTTCTCCATTTAGAACTGTTCCAGAAGTATATCCAGGTCTTTGAGCACTTCCAGATATTGCCAAAAATGATCCGCCATGTGTTGCACTATAATAATATGGAGTATATGCAGCAACAGCTGTTGTACTTGTTATATTTTTATAACCAGTTTTTGCACCGCTTGCATCTCTATAAGCATATATTTCTCCTCTTACTGCTCCATTACCATTTAAGTTCATTCCTCCAAAAAGTGGCATAGAAGTATCTGTTAATCTTCTAACTTGTCCTATTCCAAGATTTCCTGCTGTTCCATTTGATTGTAAAGCTGTAGTAGAAGCTGCCAAAACATTTGAATTAAAATTATTATATCCCCTTAATCCATGTCCTACTGGTCCTCCTTCTCCACTCATATTCAGCCAAGTTCCTCCTGGAGCTACATATGAAGTAAAAGTAGGAGCTGAAGGTGCTATTGGTGTAGACACGCTTGGTGATGGCGGTATAATTGAAGGTGGTGCCACAGGGTTCAAAGAAATCACTATATTAGGCGTAACTAAATTAGGTATATTTAATACCCCTGGTCCAGCTACATTTATTGTCCCTATATTTACATTTATATTTGGTTCATTTACTGTTACTATTATATCCCCTGGTGCTGTTGGTGTTGTTGGCAGTGTCACAGTTGGAGTTACAACTGTTGGAGCTGTTATATTTACCGCTCCTACTGTTATTGAAGCTATTGCTGGTGATGTCACTGGTATCACTGTTGGAGCTGTGGGCACTGTAAACGCTACATTTGGCACTGTTGGTTCTATTACTACTGGTGCTTTTACCACTGGCAGAATGAATAACTTTGCCTCTGCATCATATACATTTGTATTTGAATGATAATTTCCACTCATATTTATCCAACCGCTTGAAGCATATCCACTTGCTTTATTATTATGTGTATATTGTGCTGCTCCCAGAAGTGTTCCCTTCTCTCCTGTTTCTGCTGATGTTCCATGTACTTCGTTAAATCTTTTTCTTAATTTATCCATAGAAGTGTCTCCTCTTACACTTCCTTTCCAGTCTTTACTTACACTATCAGCTTTTTTAAAGCCTCCTATCATTGAAAATCCATATGCTGGTGCTGTTGGTTTAGAATAAAAATCAGCTTCTTTCAAAAGAATCCTTGAATCCAAATTTAGTGTTTTCATCTTACTTTGATTTTCTAATAATTTTTGCTTTATGGCTTCTCTTTCTTCTTGAATCTTAATTAATAAATCCCCTTTTGTTTCATGAATCTCTTCTGCTGTTATTCCTGCTCCCAAGGCTATTCCACCTGTTATCATAAAAGCTATCAAAAGTGAAAAGGAATAACTGACTCTTCTCTTTAAAAATCTCTTCAGAGATTTTTCAATATCATTCTTTCTCATAAAATCTCCCCCCTTAATTTCCAGTTCTTATCTTCTGTTCAATGTTATTAAGTTTACTCAAGTATTCATTTAGTTTCTTATTTTCAATTGAAATAGATTCAATCTCATTTTTATTGAAATTGAACTCCTTGTGTATTTCATCAAATTTTTGACTTAAAAATACTCTGTTTTCATTTGCTTCCATCCCCAAAATTTCTTCAAATTCCATAATTTCTTTTTCTTCCATTTTTAAAAATGCCATTCTTTCTTTTCCTGTTTCAAAAGCTGCTTCCCCTGATGCTGTTCTAGTTTCAATAGTATTTTTGCTTCTAAATACTTTTTCTTCAAGGGATTCATTGAGATCTCTTCTTATGTCCTCAATTACTTTTTTTCCCTCTTTTTCACTTATTTCTTGTGATAAAAGAATTGTGCTCAAACAAGATAAAAAAAGAAGTACCCAAAGTACTTTTTTCATATTTCCTCCTTGATGTTTTAAAATTCAACTTATATATATTCTGTATACTTTTTTAAATTTGACAAACAATTATTTTTAAAGTATGGCATTATACACTTTAATAATTGCTATTTTATAGAATTTTTATATACTGTATAAGTTTATATTTAAATTATAACATATTAATTTTCAGTACACAAACTAAAAAAACCTCTTATTATAGTTCTGTTTTTTCATTATGACATCTTAATTAGATTTATAGATTTCATTCATTAAAAAAATACTTTAAAACTTGTATTGTTATTTTTATAATGATATGTTTTTTTATAAAAAGTTCTATAAAATAAGATAAAAGAACAGTAACACATGTTACCGTTCTCTATAAAAATCTGTAGTATAATATTTATATAATTTAGAAAAGAAAATTTTATATTAATTAGGAGGGAAAAAATGGAACTAAATATCTTAAAAAATATTCCTCACGAAGAAGTTACACTTTTAAAAGATCTTGTTAAAATACAAGATGGGCAGGTAGTGAGTAAAACTCTTGCTCAAAATAGTGCAGTAAGTATAACTGTATTTGCATTTGATAAAAATGAAGAAATAGGAACACATGATTCTTCTGGAGATGCTATGGTTACAGTTTTAGAAGGAATAGGAGCTTTTATGGTAGATGGAAAAGAATATATTCTAAATCAAGGTGAAACTCTTGTAATGCCTGCAAATAAACCACATTCAGTTTTTGCAAAAGAGGCTTTTAAAATGCTGCTTATAGTTGTATTTCCACAAAATAAATAAAATAATTAAAAAAAGCTGATATCATTGAGATAAAAATAGTTTTAAAAATCTAAAAAGATTTTAAAATATATTTATTCTATGAGTCAGCTTTTTATTTATATTCCTATTCCCATTGATACCAAAAGGAAAGTAATTATTGTTATACTTATGATTATCGATGCTGAACTTGTAAATCCAGCTATTCCCACATCTCCATCACATTTTTCAGTAAATACTGCTGATAATGCTGAAACTGGAGCAAAGACTGCTATTACTAATACCTGACGAATCTCCAGTGGAAAAGGCATGAATTTATAAAATATAAATGCCAGTATTCCAGAAGCTAGATATCTAACTGCAAGTATAAATCCAGCTTTTGAAAGGTAATCATACCTGAATTTTATCTCAAACATCATTCCTATCATCAACATAGAAACAAATCCATTAGCTGCCCCTATCACAGATGTAAGAGAAATTATTTCTTTAGGTATGTGTATATTCAGCAATGCTAATATTAACATTCCAGTATAAGTGACAAAAGGCACAGAAGAAAAAAGTTTTTTAATAGATTGAGCAAAAGAAGCCTTTTCTCCACTTCCTATTACTGCTGATGTCACTGCATAAGAACCTCCAGTACAACTTATAGAATTTCCTATATCAAACATACATACTGCCACCACTCCAAAAGCTCCTAAAAAATTTTGTACAAACGGCAATGTAAAAGCCCCTATATTATATCCTGATAAATTAAGCATATACAAAGCCCTTAACTTATCTCCCTTTTTATCTGAAAGAATATATCCTATGAGTATCATTACCATATTACATCCTAATCCAAGAAGAACAAGAATAAAAAGCGAATCATCTTTTTGAAAACTTCCAAAGCTATTTATTATAGCTGCTGGAAGGGTTATATTTATAACTATTTTCGTCACTATCCTATAATCATCTGGTGCAAAAAAACCTCTTTTTTTCAGTACATATCCCATTATTATAATAAAAACAAAAGCTGATGCTTTCATCAAGACCTGCTCCATAAAACTTTCCCCCTGTTATCTGATTTTTAATATTTGATATTATATACCTTTTTTCTTCATTTAACTATACTTATGTAAAAAACTACTTCAAAGCTTTTTTAGAAATATAAAATATATACTTTCTGTTTTTTTATGAATCATTCTTTTAATTGTAAAATACTAAAATTAAGTATATACTTTTAAGTAAAGGTGGTTATATAACATATTAAATTATAAGTGAGGTTGATAAAATATGCTAGAGTTACTTTACGAAAAGCCAGAAATATATAGAATGTTAATTCCATTACCAGAAAATCCATTAAAAACTTTAAATTCTTACTTGATAAAATTAGAAAATAGAAATCTATTAATTGATACTGGTTTTAATCGTCCTGAATGTCATGAAGCACTTATAGAAAATTTAAAGGAACTTAATGTGGATATGGAAAAAACAGATATTTTTCTAACTCATCTCCACTCTGATCATACTGGACTGATAAATAAAATTGCTCATAAAAGTAGTAAAGTCTACATTGGAAAAATTGATTATGAGTATATGTTTGAAAATTTAGAAGGTTTTAATTGGGAAGAATCAGAAAAGAGATTTGCTTCAGAAGGTTTTCCTTATGAAATCATCGAGAGATTAAGAGATACCAATCAAGCAAAAATCTTTGCTCCTGATGGAATGTTTGAATCAATTTTAGTTGAAGATGGATATAAATTTAATGTGGATAAACTGGAATTTACAGTTATTCTTACTTCAGGGCATACTCCTGGACACACATGCCTTTACCTTGAAAAAGAAAAACTTTTATTTTCTGGAGATCATATACTTTTTGATATAACTCCTAATATAACTTCTTGGCTTAGGGTAAAAGATTCTCTAAGAAACTATATTGAAAGCCTTGAAAAAATAAAAAAACTTGAAATAACAAAAACATTTCCAGGGCATAGAGCAACTTCTGATGATGTTTATAGCAGAATAGATGAAATAATAGAGCATCATAAATCAAGATTAACAGATACTCTTGAAGTAATCAAAGAAAAATCTGCTAAAGAAGGACTGACAGCATATGAAATAGCATCATTTATGAAATGGAATATGAGAGGAAAATCATGGACAGAATTTCCAGATAACCAAAAATGGTTTGCTGTTGGAGAAACATTATCTCATTTAGATTATCTGTTTAATGAAAATAAAATTGAAAAGTTTAAAGATAATGATATGTATAAATATAAACTAACATAAAATTAAATGTTCTAAAAAAACTAGTTGTAAAGTATATTTTTATACTATTTTCAACTAGTTTTTTCTTTATTTATGTTATTTTTGATTTTACTTAAAATTATTTATCAGTTTTAAATCTTCAAGGAGTTCATTTTTAGAGGTCACAGCAGAATATTCCAATACAAGATTTGCATCTGGTGTTTTTTCATGAACATATTTCAGTATTTTTTTTAAATCAAATTTACCATTAAAGACAGATTGATGCATGTCCCTTTCTCCATCATTATTATGAAGATGATATCCTATTATCTCATCTTTCAATGCTCCTATTAAATTTTCCACATTCCAGTTATTTAATAAAGCATGCCCTATATCAATAAGAGAATAAAATTTATATTTTTTTATAAATTCAATATATTCTTCTTGATTATACAGCATATTTTTACTGATTCCCACATTTTCTACTGCTATTTTTACCGATTTTTCCTTAGCTTTTTTTACTATTTCTTCTATTCTTCTTTCTATTATATTTTTATTAACTTTCTCTTCCAAAACTTCATTAGTATGGAGAACTAAAAATTCTCCTCTATATTTTCGAGTTATATCAATAGCCTTTTCAAAGTCTTCAAGTGCCTCTTTCCATTTTTCTTCTGGCACTGTAAGTTTAAAATATCTGTATGGTCCATGAAATGAAAGATTTTCTATTGAATAATTTTCAAGAATTTTATTCAGCTTCTTGCTATGCTTTTCATCATATGGCTCTATAAAAAATTCTATGTTTTTTATTTTATTTTCTTCTAAAAAATTTATTGTTTCTTCATAACTATCACTTGCACATATGAGATCACTTATATATATTCTATTCATATTTTTTCCATTCTCCTTAATTACTTCATAAGTTTCAGAATTTCATTTTGTGCATCTTCAAGAGCTTTATCCGCAGGTTTTTCTCCACTTAATATAATATCTCTTGCATCTATAAGTATCTGCTCAGCCTTTAATCCATTGCTTCCTGAAAAACTTGCCCATTGTCCCATATCAGGCATTTGACTTGCAGCTACACTCATCAATTTATTTTCAGTAAGAAATTTATCTATTCCTGTTCCCTTTTCTACTATTGTAGGTGGAAGATATCCTGTTCCTTTAGTCCATTTTTCAGTAGAATTAGAACTTAAAAGAAACTTCATAAATCTCCATGCTGCTTTTTGGTCCTCTGGAGATTTTGCCATTATCATAAGCATATTTCCTCCAGCAGGAAGCTTTCTCTCTTTTCCTTCAAATAATGGAAATTTTACTCCTCTCAAATCAAATTTAGCACTTGATTCAAAATTTTCTCTTTTTCCAATTGTTGTAACTACCATTCCCAATTTTCCATTAAGAAAAGTCTGAAATCCTTCATCATTGCTTGCATGTATTGCTGATTTGTTCTTTATCATATCTGCTGTTAGTTGATAAGCCTCTGCTGATTCTTTTGATGAAAATGTAGGTATTGTAATTCCATTTTCTACTTTTAGCATCTGCCCCCCATTTCCTTCTAACAAAGCTTGTTGAGCCCAGTTATCAGCATATTCCTGCATAAAGAACCCTGGATTTCCTGTCTTCATTTTTATTGTCATTGCTGCTTCTGCTACCTCTTTCCAAGTTTTTGGAGGATTTGCTGAATCAAGTCCTGCTTCTTTAAATAAATCAGCATTAATATACATAATAGGATTACTTATAGAGTAAGGTATTCCTACCTGTTCACCATCTACCTGCCCTAGTTCAAGAATATTAGGAAGAAAATTCTCAGTAAGAAATTCTTTATCCTCTGGAAAATATTCATTTATAACTTCTTGAGCTGTTGTATACTCAAAATTATCCTTTGCATAATTAAGATAAGAATACCCCATTTGAACTATTGCAGGATATTTATTTGAAGCTATTGATACCTGAAGATTTTGAGTAAGCCCTTTATACATATCTGGATTAAATTTTTCAATTACCTGTATATCTTGATTCTGATTATTAAATTCTTTAATTAATTCTTTTATAGCTCCTCCACCAAAAGTTTCTGAAGCTACATGCCAGTATTCTATTTGAACTGGCTTTTTCTCCTGTACTGTACTTCCTGCTGCTTCCTTTTCTCCTTGTGAACATGCAGCTGTAAATAACATTGTTCCTACTATTAACCCATTTTTTAAATTTACTTTCAAATTTTTCCTCCTATTAAATATTTATTTAAATTTTTATTATTCCATCTCTATATTCTGTTCTGTAGCTATATCAAAGAAAAGCATATTTTTCTTTGATAATGTTATATACACATCTTCATATCTTTTAAAATCACTGTCATTTGGTACAGATGCCATTATTTTTTCTTCACCGTTTATTGTTATTAAGAGACATTTCTGGCTTCCATAATTTTCTATTTTTGATATATTTCCCTTTATATTATTTTCAGATTTTTCTCTACCAACTTTTACATACTCTGGTCTAATACCTAAATATACCTCTCTTCTTTTTTCAATAAATTTCCTTTTTTCATCAGATATTTTTATTCTATTATTTTTCAATAATAGCTCTCCTTCATTTATATTTACTCTTATTATATTTATTTGAGGTATTCCTATAAATTTAGCAACAAATACATTTACTGGATTATTGTATATTTTTTCTGGAGTGTCTATCTGCTGCAAATATCCTTTATTTAAAACTGCTATTCTATGTCCAATAGTCATAGCTTCTATCTGATCATGTGTTACATATACAAACGTAGGTCTATAGAGGTTATGTAATTTTACAAGTTCTTCTCTTGAAGTATTTCTCAGCTGTACATCAAGATTTGATAGAGGCTCATCTAGGAGAAAGAACGGAGATTGCTTTACTACAGCTCTGCATAGTGCCACTCTCTGCCTTTGCCCTCCTGAAAGTTCCTTGGAATATCTTTTCTCTAGCCCTTCAAGATTTAATATTTTCAAAGCTTCTCTAGCTCTTTTTTCTATCTCTTCTCTTTCCACTTTATTCATTCTAAGTCCAAATGTTATATTATCCCAGACAGTCATATGAGGATAAAGAGCATAATTTTGAAATACCATTGCTACATTTCTATCTCCAGATTCTATATCATTCATCACTTTATCTCCAAAGTACAATTCTCCTGATGTTATTTTTTCAAGTCCTGCTATCATTCTCAATGTAGTACTTTTTCCACATCCTGATGGTCCCAGCAGAACAAGTCTTTCCCCTGGATTAATTTCTAAATTAAGATTTTTTACTACTTGTGTATTCCCATAATTCTTACATACATTTTTAAATACTATACTGCTCATTTTTTCTCCTTTTAGTTATCCTTTTATTCCCGATTTAACAAAACTTGTCATTATCATTCTCTGGCAAAATATATAGAGAATTATTGGAAAAATTATTGTCATTCCTGCTATTGCCATAGTTATTCCCCAGTTATTCCCCCCTTCTGAACTTATGAACATCTGTAAAGCAAGAGATAACGTATAGTTTTCTTTACTGCTTAATATTATCAAAGGCCAGAAATATTCATTCCATGAGTTGATAAAAAATAATATTCCCATTGCTATTATAGAATTTTTTATCATAGGTATTATAAGATGTATTAAAGTTCTTGTTTCAGATATATTATCTATTTTTGCCACTTCTAAAAGTGATTTTGGTATTCCTCTCATATTCTGCATCATAAGAAGTATTCCCAAAGCATCTCCTAATTGTGGAAGAATCACTCCAAAACTTGTATCCAGTATTCCTAACTTTGACACTGTTAAATAGTTTGGAATCATTGTTACTGTAAAAGGGATAAATAAAGTAACTAATATCATTGAATATATTATTTTCTTTCCCTTAAAGTCCTTGTATGTCATTACATAAGCTGCCATAATGCTTGTAATTATTTTTCCAAAAGTGACCATTGCAGAAATAAAGAAAGTATTCCATATATATTTGATTATTGGAACGTTCTTCCAGATATGCTTATAGTTTTCAAATGTAATTACTGATGGAATAAGTTTCAAAGGTTCAGAAAATACCTGATCCATGCTCTTTAATGATATAGAAAGCATATATATCAATGGAAATATCTGTAACAAAATTATTATAAAAAATAGTATATGCCATTTTCTTTCTTTAGTTTTCATAATAAACTCCCTTTTCCAATATTTTTATTTTCAGACTTATTAATATAAAGAAAAACAGAGTTGTAATTATAGCAAGTGCTGAAGCTCTTCCTGTCTGAAAGAAAGTAAAAGCATATTGATATATACTATATACCAGATTGGTACTTCCATTATTCGGTCCTCCCTGAGTAAGAACATTTATGGGAACAAAGACCTGCTGAAGTCCATATACCACTGTCATTATTGACACATATAAAGCTGTAGAAGATGTCATAGGAAGTACTATATATATAAATATCTGAAAGTTAGAAAGTTTATCTATTTTTGCACTTTCTATCAGCTCAGCAGGAACTTCAAGTATCCCTGCTAAAAGAAGTATCAGATTGTACCCAAATATCTTCCATGCTGTTATTATACTTACCAAAAGAATTACTAACCCATTAGTTTTCAACCAAAATGGAGATTCTATTCCAAATATCTCATAGACCTTTGATATAGGTCCTGACATAGGATTAAAAAGCCATAAAAATATTAAAGATGCTACCACCAGAGAAATTATACTTGGAAAAAATATCATTGCTCGATAAAAACTTTTCAATTTGCTGATAAGTAAGGCTAGGGCATAGGCAAATATATAAGGTAATATAAAATTAAATATCCCTAAAAATATTATGTATAAAAATGTATTTCCCAGTGATTTATATATAACTGGATCAGTCAATATACCTGTATAGTTATCCAGCATCACAAATTTTTTATTCCTGCTTATCATATTCCAATCAAAGAAACTAAGATAGATAGTTCTCAATATGGGCCAGAAAACAAATACAGTAAAAATACTCATAGCTGGAACTAAAAGTATAATCATATAATTATCTTTTTTTATTTTCAACTAAATCTCCCCTTATATTTAATATTTATTATTTTTATATTGAAATTTTAGCAACCATATGTAAATAGAATATAAAATTAATGTATAATAAGAGTAAAAACTTTAGTTACATTTAAATTAGTCTTTGAAATAAAAAAGAGACTGAAGTATTCATCAATCTCTTTTTTCATATATTTTTTATCAGTTGATATCTGGTATTAAATTTTCTCCTACCACCCAGTTACCAATAAATTATTAGCTGCTTTCTTACTGCATTTTTGATATTTTGAGTAAGCTAATGCACCTCTTTCTCTTATCTTTTCATTATCCTCATTATTTAAATATCCATTTATTGCATCATGTATAGTATAAGCTTCTGGAGCCATTCGCCCTGTTGTCCACAATAAGGGATTAACATTTGCTGACTTTAAATGTTTAGGAAAATAAAGTTTGCTGTAACATGCAAGTGTAATAACATCTCTTTTTTTCTTATCTTTATTTATATACTTATTTCTAATATTAAAATCCATAAGTCCATTATGACCAATATATGATATTAACTCTGCATTTCCATCTGTTCCAATAGTTTTATCATTTATTTTGATTTTACTTTTGGTTATTCCAGAACTGGCACTTAAAAAATCTTTTGTACATTCTTTTATATATTTTCCATCATAGGCATCTGCAATTATATAGTAATTTTTTGTTTTATGTTTAAATATAACCCTTTCTAAAATCACTGAGTCTGATTTTTCTGTTTTTAGAAGTTTCCATTCTTTGCTTCTTTTAAAATATGTTTTTATTCCATAAGCACAGCCCCAGTAAAGATTATTTTCTGGATCCTGTCCATTTCCTATTTTCTCTGGAACTTTTACTATCCCCTGATTTTTATTATCACAAAGAGCTACAAATATATGTATTGTTTTAACTTCTTTATCTATTTCCTGACTGTTTATTTTTAAATTAAAGCTGCAAAATATCAGAAAAATAAAGAGTATTTTAATCTTTTTCATAGTTTCCTCATTTCTTGATATTTTCAAAGTGCTGTCCCTTTAGTAGGAACAAAAAAGTGTGATGTATCAACCTTTTCAAGTTCTAATAATTTAATCTTTTTATCAATCCCACCAGCATATCCTGTTAAACTTCCATTTTTACCTACAACACGATGACATGGTATAATGATAGAAATAGGATTATGCCCCACTGCCCCTCCAACTGCCTGACTGGACATTCTTTCTTTTCCCATTTTCTTAGTTGCCTTCTCTGCTATTTCTCCATAAGTTATAGTTTTTCCATAAGGAATTTCAGATAAAATATCCCATATAATTTTTCTGAATTCTCCTCCTTTAGGAGATAAGGGAATTTCCGAAATATTTGGTTCTTCTCCATTGAAATATCTATCCAACCACTTCTTTGTAATATTAAATACTGGAAGTTGTGAATTATCTGCTATATTTTCTTTGATAGTAGCAGCATAATATTTTTGTTCCTCAAACCATAATCCAATAAGATTATTCCCATCACTTGCTAATAAAATTTTTCCTAAAGGCGATATATAATTCGTTGAATAGTACATTTTTCCTCCTCATTCCCTCATAATGAATTCCATAAATTAACCACTGCATAACTTCTCCAAGGACGCCATGCTTCTGCTAAAGTCAATATTTCTTTTGGAGTATATGATGGCAGTGCTTTTTTTACT
Coding sequences within it:
- a CDS encoding cupin domain-containing protein; the protein is MELNILKNIPHEEVTLLKDLVKIQDGQVVSKTLAQNSAVSITVFAFDKNEEIGTHDSSGDAMVTVLEGIGAFMVDGKEYILNQGETLVMPANKPHSVFAKEAFKMLLIVVFPQNK
- a CDS encoding AEC family transporter, with the protein product MEQVLMKASAFVFIIIMGYVLKKRGFFAPDDYRIVTKIVINITLPAAIINSFGSFQKDDSLFILVLLGLGCNMVMILIGYILSDKKGDKLRALYMLNLSGYNIGAFTLPFVQNFLGAFGVVAVCMFDIGNSISCTGGSYAVTSAVIGSGEKASFAQSIKKLFSSVPFVTYTGMLILALLNIHIPKEIISLTSVIGAANGFVSMLMIGMMFEIKFRYDYLSKAGFILAVRYLASGILAFIFYKFMPFPLEIRQVLVIAVFAPVSALSAVFTEKCDGDVGIAGFTSSASIIISITIITFLLVSMGIGI
- a CDS encoding MBL fold metallo-hydrolase; protein product: MLELLYEKPEIYRMLIPLPENPLKTLNSYLIKLENRNLLIDTGFNRPECHEALIENLKELNVDMEKTDIFLTHLHSDHTGLINKIAHKSSKVYIGKIDYEYMFENLEGFNWEESEKRFASEGFPYEIIERLRDTNQAKIFAPDGMFESILVEDGYKFNVDKLEFTVILTSGHTPGHTCLYLEKEKLLFSGDHILFDITPNITSWLRVKDSLRNYIESLEKIKKLEITKTFPGHRATSDDVYSRIDEIIEHHKSRLTDTLEVIKEKSAKEGLTAYEIASFMKWNMRGKSWTEFPDNQKWFAVGETLSHLDYLFNENKIEKFKDNDMYKYKLT
- a CDS encoding sugar phosphate isomerase/epimerase family protein, with the protein product MNRIYISDLICASDSYEETINFLEENKIKNIEFFIEPYDEKHSKKLNKILENYSIENLSFHGPYRYFKLTVPEEKWKEALEDFEKAIDITRKYRGEFLVLHTNEVLEEKVNKNIIERRIEEIVKKAKEKSVKIAVENVGISKNMLYNQEEYIEFIKKYKFYSLIDIGHALLNNWNVENLIGALKDEIIGYHLHNNDGERDMHQSVFNGKFDLKKILKYVHEKTPDANLVLEYSAVTSKNELLEDLKLINNFK
- a CDS encoding ABC transporter substrate-binding protein, with protein sequence MKVNLKNGLIVGTMLFTAACSQGEKEAAGSTVQEKKPVQIEYWHVASETFGGGAIKELIKEFNNQNQDIQVIEKFNPDMYKGLTQNLQVSIASNKYPAIVQMGYSYLNYAKDNFEYTTAQEVINEYFPEDKEFLTENFLPNILELGQVDGEQVGIPYSISNPIMYINADLFKEAGLDSANPPKTWKEVAEAAMTIKMKTGNPGFFMQEYADNWAQQALLEGNGGQMLKVENGITIPTFSSKESAEAYQLTADMIKNKSAIHASNDEGFQTFLNGKLGMVVTTIGKRENFESSAKFDLRGVKFPLFEGKERKLPAGGNMLMIMAKSPEDQKAAWRFMKFLLSSNSTEKWTKGTGYLPPTIVEKGTGIDKFLTENKLMSVAASQMPDMGQWASFSGSNGLKAEQILIDARDIILSGEKPADKALEDAQNEILKLMK
- a CDS encoding ABC transporter ATP-binding protein; amino-acid sequence: MSSIVFKNVCKNYGNTQVVKNLNLEINPGERLVLLGPSGCGKSTTLRMIAGLEKITSGELYFGDKVMNDIESGDRNVAMVFQNYALYPHMTVWDNITFGLRMNKVEREEIEKRAREALKILNLEGLEKRYSKELSGGQRQRVALCRAVVKQSPFFLLDEPLSNLDVQLRNTSREELVKLHNLYRPTFVYVTHDQIEAMTIGHRIAVLNKGYLQQIDTPEKIYNNPVNVFVAKFIGIPQINIIRVNINEGELLLKNNRIKISDEKRKFIEKRREVYLGIRPEYVKVGREKSENNIKGNISKIENYGSQKCLLITINGEEKIMASVPNDSDFKRYEDVYITLSKKNMLFFDIATEQNIEME
- a CDS encoding carbohydrate ABC transporter permease — its product is MKTKERKWHILFFIIILLQIFPLIYMLSISLKSMDQVFSEPLKLIPSVITFENYKHIWKNVPIIKYIWNTFFISAMVTFGKIITSIMAAYVMTYKDFKGKKIIYSMILVTLFIPFTVTMIPNYLTVSKLGILDTSFGVILPQLGDALGILLMMQNMRGIPKSLLEVAKIDNISETRTLIHLIIPMIKNSIIAMGILFFINSWNEYFWPLIILSSKENYTLSLALQMFISSEGGNNWGITMAIAGMTIIFPIILYIFCQRMIMTSFVKSGIKG
- a CDS encoding carbohydrate ABC transporter permease; translated protein: MKIKKDNYMIILLVPAMSIFTVFVFWPILRTIYLSFFDWNMISRNKKFVMLDNYTGILTDPVIYKSLGNTFLYIIFLGIFNFILPYIFAYALALLISKLKSFYRAMIFFPSIISLVVASLIFLWLFNPMSGPISKVYEIFGIESPFWLKTNGLVILLVSIITAWKIFGYNLILLLAGILEVPAELIESAKIDKLSNFQIFIYIVLPMTSSTALYVSIMTVVYGLQQVFVPINVLTQGGPNNGSTNLVYSIYQYAFTFFQTGRASALAIITTLFFFILISLKIKILEKGVYYEN
- a CDS encoding methylated-DNA--[protein]-cysteine S-methyltransferase, with translation MYYSTNYISPLGKILLASDGNNLIGLWFEEQKYYAATIKENIADNSQLPVFNITKKWLDRYFNGEEPNISEIPLSPKGGEFRKIIWDILSEIPYGKTITYGEIAEKATKKMGKERMSSQAVGGAVGHNPISIIIPCHRVVGKNGSLTGYAGGIDKKIKLLELEKVDTSHFFVPTKGTAL